Proteins from one Bacteroides zhangwenhongii genomic window:
- a CDS encoding DUF262 domain-containing protein → METTSTLYSELESKKTYFRTDNYSMSIGELVNMYRSDELIIKPEYQRLFRWTYGQKVRLIESLMLGIPLPTIFIFQNENGIWELVDGLQRISTILQFMNELKGENKLVLSRTEYLTHFENVCWFKENDSEIELDNALKLSFKRTKLNFTIIYSESDPKAKFEVFQRLNTGGSNASKQEIRNSIQIMIKPSVYDWFSQLANNEHFLNTLSLTDRLLDEQYHLELLLRFVALTNFPYDNKKELGDFLDDINKVILYDENFPFEPTKNKFLNTFELLDNALSDRVFKKFDGHSFKGKFLESSFEAIAIGIAENIDSYIQNNISHRILTEKIRSLYSKDFYKNNAGSGSNAKSRINKIVPAAIDFFKV, encoded by the coding sequence ATGGAAACAACATCAACTTTATATTCTGAATTAGAATCAAAAAAGACTTATTTTAGGACTGACAATTACAGCATGTCAATTGGAGAACTAGTTAACATGTATAGGTCAGATGAATTAATTATTAAACCTGAATATCAAAGACTTTTCAGATGGACATATGGACAAAAAGTAAGATTAATAGAGTCTTTAATGTTGGGGATTCCTTTACCAACCATTTTTATTTTTCAGAATGAAAATGGTATTTGGGAATTGGTGGATGGATTGCAAAGAATTTCTACGATATTACAATTCATGAATGAATTGAAAGGAGAAAATAAACTAGTTCTTAGTCGCACTGAATACTTAACTCATTTTGAGAATGTGTGCTGGTTCAAAGAAAATGATTCAGAAATTGAATTGGACAATGCCCTAAAATTAAGTTTCAAAAGAACTAAATTAAATTTTACGATAATATATAGTGAATCAGACCCCAAAGCTAAGTTTGAAGTGTTTCAACGTTTAAATACAGGTGGCTCAAATGCATCTAAACAAGAAATAAGAAATAGTATACAAATAATGATAAAACCATCTGTCTATGACTGGTTCTCTCAATTAGCTAATAATGAGCATTTTCTCAACACATTATCTTTAACCGACCGGTTACTTGACGAACAATATCATTTAGAGTTATTACTAAGGTTTGTAGCATTAACCAATTTTCCTTATGATAATAAAAAAGAACTAGGAGATTTTCTAGACGACATTAATAAAGTCATTTTATATGATGAGAACTTTCCTTTTGAACCAACTAAAAATAAATTTCTTAACACATTTGAACTACTAGACAATGCACTTTCTGATAGAGTTTTCAAAAAATTCGATGGTCACAGCTTTAAAGGCAAGTTTTTAGAATCATCTTTTGAAGCAATAGCAATAGGAATAGCAGAGAATATAGATTCATATATTCAGAATAATATCTCACATCGGATATTAACAGAGAAAATAAGAAGCTTATATAGTAAAGATTTCTATAAGAATAATGCAGGGTCAGGGTCCAATGCTAAATCGAGAATAAATAAAATAGTGCCAGCTGCAATAGACTTTTTCAAAGTATGA
- a CDS encoding MAE_28990/MAE_18760 family HEPN-like nuclease: protein MSDKIFTVEDLVTKIDEDLSWRKKELYFIKTQIPKDKSPKQSAYLRLAIPLLYAHWEGFAKSSMEAYLKFVSLKYLKHTDLKPQFIALSLSKLLGLSEIKNLEGKTIIVKELLSRLNDKAKIPTKEVIQTKSNLRYDVFREIIYTLSLSETVFSKYKSFIDDLVDTRNHIAHGNYLRVEYNDCITMCNDLTSLLETLKTEIINSAVLELYKKPSP from the coding sequence ATGAGCGATAAAATTTTCACAGTAGAAGACTTAGTAACTAAAATTGATGAGGATTTATCTTGGAGAAAGAAAGAATTATATTTCATAAAAACTCAAATTCCTAAAGATAAATCCCCAAAACAATCAGCCTACTTACGTTTAGCAATTCCCTTATTATACGCACATTGGGAGGGGTTTGCTAAATCTTCAATGGAAGCATATCTCAAATTTGTATCACTTAAATATCTAAAGCACACAGACTTAAAGCCACAATTCATTGCTTTGTCTCTATCCAAATTATTGGGGCTAAGTGAGATTAAAAATCTAGAGGGAAAAACCATTATTGTAAAAGAACTTTTATCAAGATTAAACGATAAAGCCAAAATTCCCACCAAAGAAGTTATACAAACTAAGTCAAATCTAAGATACGATGTATTTCGTGAAATTATTTATACTCTTAGTCTTTCGGAAACTGTATTTAGTAAATATAAAAGTTTTATTGATGATTTAGTAGATACAAGAAATCACATAGCACACGGAAACTATTTAAGAGTAGAATACAACGATTGCATAACAATGTGCAATGATTTAACTAGCTTACTTGAAACACTAAAAACAGAAATCATCAATTCAGCAGTATTAGAGTTATACAAAAAGCCTTCTCCATAA
- a CDS encoding site-specific integrase, producing MDANIGIICFKSKVLANGEHPLMLRISQGKLRYFKSLGISIKASCWNFDKEEPKRNYPNREQLLNIMNQTRQEYVNMMFELKTLGKDFTPQSLAEYVERSCNKQNVGDYIQYIIQYMTAEKRLGNAKAYISCYNSVLRFAGNLDIPFTDIDVNWLKRYELYLRKRGNSDNTIGIRMRELRAVYNKAIEDNVVNEKYYPFVKFKISHYRKGKCKRAITKAEIHKIMNVDLMEITTYYSPLLYLTKDLFSFSYLGCGMNMIDIAYLKYSDIVNNRICFVRHKTKQPITFQLLPQAVQIVDKYRKPHSQLNDYVFPILDRNFHITEQQQYDRIRKVIKGMNKALKKIGAHLDISIPLTTYVARHSFATVLKRSGVNIALISESLGHTSLSTTQYYLDSFENEQIDEAMKNLL from the coding sequence ATGGATGCTAATATAGGCATTATTTGTTTTAAATCAAAAGTTTTAGCTAATGGAGAACATCCGTTAATGTTGAGAATTAGCCAAGGTAAGTTACGTTACTTTAAATCTTTGGGAATTTCAATCAAAGCTTCTTGTTGGAATTTTGATAAGGAAGAACCTAAAAGAAACTATCCCAATCGTGAACAGTTATTGAATATCATGAATCAAACGAGACAAGAATATGTCAATATGATGTTTGAACTGAAAACACTTGGTAAAGACTTTACTCCACAATCTTTGGCTGAATATGTGGAACGAAGTTGTAATAAACAGAATGTGGGAGATTATATTCAATACATCATACAGTATATGACTGCCGAGAAACGGTTAGGTAATGCCAAAGCTTACATTAGTTGTTATAATTCTGTATTGAGATTCGCAGGTAACTTGGATATACCTTTCACGGATATTGATGTAAATTGGTTAAAGCGTTATGAACTTTATCTTCGTAAACGTGGTAATTCTGATAATACGATTGGAATACGAATGAGAGAATTACGTGCTGTTTATAATAAAGCAATAGAAGATAATGTGGTGAACGAGAAGTATTATCCTTTTGTAAAATTCAAAATATCTCATTATCGCAAGGGTAAATGTAAGAGGGCAATTACTAAGGCTGAAATACATAAAATAATGAATGTTGATTTAATGGAGATAACAACTTATTATAGTCCATTACTTTATTTGACTAAAGACTTATTTTCTTTTAGTTATCTTGGTTGTGGTATGAATATGATTGATATAGCATATTTGAAGTATTCAGATATTGTGAATAATCGAATATGCTTTGTACGACATAAGACAAAGCAGCCTATTACATTTCAACTTTTACCTCAAGCCGTACAAATTGTAGATAAATATAGGAAACCGCACTCACAACTGAATGATTATGTTTTCCCAATATTAGACCGTAATTTTCATATTACTGAACAACAGCAATATGACAGGATTAGAAAAGTGATAAAAGGCATGAATAAAGCTCTTAAAAAGATAGGTGCTCATTTGGATATTAGTATTCCGTTGACAACCTATGTTGCACGTCATTCATTTGCAACGGTATTAAAACGTTCTGGTGTAAATATCGCATTGATAAGTGAATCATTGGGACATACAAGTTTGTCAACGACACAGTATTATCTTGATAGCTTTGAAAATGAGCAGATAGATGAAGCAATGAAAAATTTACTTTGA
- a CDS encoding RNA polymerase sigma-70 factor: MNEEKTPFIENLNKQQTSAYHQLYDEYYKVLVLYAINFLSSQQAAEDIVQELFATMWEKKMKFLSLPSFRTYLYNSVRNASLNYLKHQNVESLYLEHLANTYREIIEEEDTNEEEVYRLLFRAIDKLPTRCREVFLLHMDGKKNEEIATLLGISIETVKTQKKRAIQFIKEQMGTYYFLLPLCDILYSSKFFS; the protein is encoded by the coding sequence ATGAACGAAGAGAAAACTCCTTTTATAGAAAACTTGAATAAGCAACAAACAAGTGCTTATCACCAACTTTATGATGAATATTATAAAGTATTAGTATTGTACGCTATAAATTTTCTCTCCTCTCAACAGGCAGCAGAAGATATCGTACAGGAGCTTTTCGCTACAATGTGGGAAAAGAAGATGAAATTTCTATCCCTGCCTTCATTTCGTACCTATCTTTATAATTCTGTACGAAACGCCTCTCTAAATTATTTAAAACATCAGAATGTTGAATCTCTTTATCTCGAACATCTGGCAAATACCTACCGGGAAATAATAGAAGAAGAAGACACTAATGAAGAAGAAGTTTATCGTTTACTCTTTCGGGCAATTGACAAATTGCCCACGCGTTGCCGGGAAGTATTCCTATTACATATGGATGGAAAAAAGAACGAAGAGATAGCCACACTACTAGGAATTTCTATCGAAACAGTGAAAACACAAAAGAAAAGAGCCATACAATTTATCAAAGAACAGATGGGTACATACTATTTTCTTCTTCCTTTATGTGACATTTTGTATAGTTCCAAGTTTTTTTCTTAA
- a CDS encoding FecR family protein, which translates to MKGKLNVEELVAKYLLGDITAPERKQLEDWTKSSPERKEFFNRLCTNIAFRERYEAYSHINSHLAWKRFKKKYCPSIISTYLKYAAILVIPILIITGGWYFSTSPQVETLNNFTLGDAIQPGIPKATLILAENNKQSLTPTYPIPVKVNHSTTAIAQNGTLIYPTTPNINDTLLTKQNETIENNTLTTEQGNEFRVTFEDGTTVHLNYNTEIRYPVKFSKTKRIVYLKGEAYFKIAKDSRPFYVITDQGTIKQYGTEFNVNTFIPERTEVALVKGSISIVSKESAQEQFIKPGQLAHIEQNGNNVSIYDVDLTPYVAWNEGRLIFENRTLENIVEILEHWYNVNISFGTPELKQLRFTGNMDRYATITPILKAIARTTNLQINIKDREILITDN; encoded by the coding sequence ATGAAGGGTAAATTAAATGTAGAAGAATTAGTCGCTAAATATCTCCTTGGCGATATTACAGCTCCCGAAAGAAAACAACTTGAGGATTGGACCAAGAGTTCGCCAGAACGAAAAGAGTTTTTCAATCGTCTATGCACAAATATTGCTTTTCGTGAACGTTACGAAGCTTATTCACATATCAATTCTCATCTTGCCTGGAAAAGGTTCAAAAAGAAATATTGCCCCTCAATCATTTCAACTTACCTAAAATATGCTGCTATTTTAGTAATACCTATATTAATAATAACAGGGGGATGGTATTTTTCTACTTCTCCGCAGGTAGAAACTTTGAATAATTTTACTTTGGGAGATGCCATACAACCGGGAATTCCTAAAGCCACACTGATATTAGCGGAAAACAATAAACAATCACTTACCCCCACATATCCAATACCGGTCAAAGTGAATCATTCTACAACTGCCATAGCTCAAAATGGTACACTTATCTATCCTACAACCCCTAATATAAACGACACCCTCCTTACAAAACAAAACGAAACTATAGAAAACAATACTTTAACAACCGAACAAGGAAATGAATTTAGGGTAACCTTTGAGGATGGAACAACTGTACATCTCAATTATAATACAGAAATACGATATCCTGTAAAATTCAGTAAAACCAAACGTATAGTTTATCTAAAAGGAGAAGCCTATTTTAAAATAGCCAAAGATAGCCGTCCTTTTTATGTTATCACTGATCAAGGAACAATCAAACAGTATGGTACAGAATTTAATGTCAATACATTTATACCTGAACGAACAGAGGTTGCATTAGTAAAGGGAAGCATCAGCATTGTCTCCAAAGAAAGTGCACAAGAACAGTTTATTAAACCAGGACAACTGGCACATATTGAACAAAATGGGAATAATGTCTCCATATACGATGTAGACCTCACTCCCTATGTAGCATGGAATGAAGGTCGACTCATTTTTGAAAATCGCACTTTGGAAAATATAGTTGAGATTCTAGAACATTGGTATAATGTTAATATTTCCTTTGGTACCCCTGAACTAAAACAACTTCGATTCACAGGAAACATGGATCGTTATGCCACAATCACTCCCATATTAAAAGCTATTGCACGTACTACAAATCTGCAAATAAATATCAAAGACAGAGAGATATTAATCACAGACAATTAA
- a CDS encoding SusC/RagA family TonB-linked outer membrane protein, giving the protein MRRVKCRERIRILSLVIALVLLPTMMFAIPESGKKVTLNLESVTVKEFFDALRQQTGLSFVYNTEQTKTLKPITIHVKDETVDNVLRTVLNGTGLTYSMERDIVTISKTEQQSNKRIATGIVSDEEGQPLPGVNVVISDLQRFAITDNNGKYNIEIPFNTACTITFSYIGMSTQQIMINSGRNDVRRNITLKSDTKLDEVVVTGIYTRKAESFTGSATTISSKDLMRVGNQNVFQSLKNLDPTIYIADNFDMGSNPNSIPDMSMRGTSSFPTTESSSLRSNYQNQPNQPLFILDGFETTAETIMDMDMNRIESITILKDASAKALYGSKAANGVIVIETKRLTGNQQRITYNGSISLEIPDLTSYDLCNAFEKLEAERLDGVYTNSSVNTQIQLDQLYNSRRKLALEGLDTYWLSKPLHTGIGHKHNLNIELGDSQNLRAILDLTYNQITGVMKGSDRRNISGDINLSYRHNKLLLKNILSIISNKSNESPYGEFGEYSRMNPYWQATDENGNIVQWVEQIGSTSTKVANPMYNSIIGTSFTSSYLQFTNNFYAEWQVDKNWKATARIGVSEKRNDMDDFYPASHSIFANVNDILKRGKYIMENGKSSSISGDLNINYNNQFGKHTIFGNAGAFISGEKSSAYRHTAEGFPNNQKADISFAKQYAENSTPTGYSTINREASFLLAASYDYDNRYLADATVRESASSLYGSDNRWANSWSFGIGWNLHNEAILKGVGWIKQLKLRASIGLTGNQNFDTNAAIATYNYYTGVVYGGLAGKFTGAYLASMPNSKLKWEQKKDHNIGIDMRVAGLSLSVDYYSADTKNMLTDVTIPTSTGFAIVKDNLGLVRNSGVEAKANYTIWQGKEGFVNVYGTFAYNRNKIIRLSESMRAYNEKMMKQAEDNNTSAPVLMYQDGLSMKTIWAVPSAGIDPQTGQEIYIKKDGTYTYTYSANDMVAAGNSDPKYRGTGGFTAEYKGIGLSATISYLAGCQMYNSTLVSRVENANITYNVDRRLLIGRWTTPGQVTPYKKFNSETTTRATTRFVQDRRELSLSSISAYYEFPSSIYRKLSMQRLRLSFYLNDIATFSSIKIERGLNYPFARNMSFSLTATL; this is encoded by the coding sequence ATGAGAAGAGTAAAATGCAGAGAAAGGATTAGAATACTTTCTCTGGTAATAGCCCTAGTACTATTACCGACAATGATGTTTGCCATCCCGGAAAGTGGCAAAAAAGTAACTTTAAATCTGGAGTCTGTTACTGTCAAAGAATTTTTTGATGCTTTAAGGCAGCAAACAGGATTGAGCTTTGTCTACAATACGGAGCAGACAAAAACACTAAAACCGATCACTATTCATGTAAAAGATGAAACAGTGGATAATGTGCTACGTACAGTTCTTAACGGTACTGGACTTACCTACAGTATGGAAAGGGATATTGTTACTATTTCCAAAACAGAACAGCAAAGTAATAAGCGTATAGCAACAGGTATCGTTTCGGATGAAGAAGGGCAACCTCTACCTGGTGTTAATGTTGTTATTAGTGATCTGCAACGTTTTGCCATAACTGACAACAACGGTAAATATAACATAGAGATACCATTCAACACAGCCTGTACTATCACCTTTTCTTACATTGGAATGTCTACTCAACAAATAATGATTAACAGTGGACGGAATGATGTGCGAAGAAATATTACTTTAAAAAGTGACACCAAATTGGATGAAGTCGTTGTTACCGGTATTTACACCCGTAAGGCAGAAAGCTTTACAGGATCAGCTACTACAATTTCGAGCAAGGATTTAATGCGGGTAGGAAATCAAAATGTGTTCCAAAGCTTGAAAAACCTGGATCCTACTATATATATTGCAGATAATTTTGATATGGGATCCAATCCTAATAGTATTCCGGATATGTCAATGCGTGGAACTTCCAGTTTTCCAACCACAGAAAGTAGTTCTTTGCGCAGCAACTATCAAAACCAACCCAATCAACCATTATTCATTCTTGATGGTTTTGAAACAACTGCTGAAACAATAATGGACATGGACATGAACCGAATTGAAAGCATTACAATTTTAAAAGATGCTTCAGCAAAAGCTCTCTACGGTTCTAAAGCAGCCAATGGTGTAATTGTTATTGAAACAAAACGTTTAACCGGAAATCAACAGCGTATTACATATAACGGTAGTATTTCTTTGGAAATACCAGATTTAACCAGTTATGACCTTTGTAATGCATTTGAAAAATTGGAAGCAGAACGTTTAGACGGAGTATATACAAATAGTAGTGTCAATACGCAGATTCAATTAGATCAATTATATAATAGCCGACGAAAACTTGCATTAGAAGGATTAGATACATACTGGTTATCCAAACCACTTCACACTGGCATAGGACATAAGCATAACCTAAATATAGAATTAGGCGATTCCCAAAATTTACGTGCAATCTTAGACCTTACTTATAATCAGATTACAGGGGTTATGAAGGGATCTGACCGCCGCAATATATCGGGTGATATAAATTTATCATACAGACATAACAAACTATTACTAAAGAATATCCTATCAATCATATCTAACAAAAGTAATGAGTCCCCTTATGGAGAATTTGGCGAATATTCCAGAATGAACCCATATTGGCAAGCAACTGATGAAAATGGGAATATAGTTCAATGGGTAGAACAAATTGGCTCAACATCAACCAAAGTAGCTAATCCTATGTATAATTCTATTATCGGAACTAGTTTTACTTCCAGCTATTTACAATTCACCAATAATTTTTATGCAGAATGGCAAGTTGATAAAAACTGGAAAGCAACAGCACGTATAGGAGTCTCTGAAAAACGAAATGATATGGATGATTTCTATCCCGCCTCACATTCCATCTTTGCAAATGTTAATGATATACTTAAACGTGGTAAGTATATTATGGAAAATGGTAAATCCAGTTCTATTTCCGGAGACTTGAATATAAACTATAATAATCAATTTGGTAAACATACTATCTTTGGAAATGCCGGTGCCTTTATCTCCGGAGAAAAATCATCAGCATATCGACACACGGCAGAAGGTTTCCCAAATAATCAGAAGGCAGATATTTCATTCGCAAAACAATATGCAGAAAACAGTACCCCTACTGGTTATTCCACAATTAACCGTGAAGCCAGCTTCCTATTAGCCGCTTCGTATGATTATGACAATCGTTATTTAGCCGATGCAACTGTTCGGGAAAGCGCATCTTCCTTATACGGTTCAGATAACCGTTGGGCCAATAGCTGGTCTTTTGGTATTGGATGGAACCTGCACAATGAAGCCATCTTGAAAGGTGTTGGATGGATTAAACAGTTAAAACTTCGAGCTTCGATTGGTTTGACTGGAAATCAAAACTTTGATACCAACGCAGCAATTGCTACATATAATTATTACACAGGCGTCGTATATGGAGGCTTAGCTGGCAAATTTACAGGAGCTTATTTAGCATCCATGCCTAACTCCAAATTAAAATGGGAACAGAAAAAGGATCATAATATAGGAATTGATATGAGAGTTGCCGGATTATCCCTTTCTGTTGACTATTACTCAGCAGATACCAAGAATATGTTAACCGATGTAACAATCCCAACTTCTACAGGATTCGCAATAGTAAAAGATAATTTAGGATTGGTACGTAATTCTGGAGTTGAAGCTAAAGCTAATTATACAATATGGCAAGGAAAAGAAGGTTTTGTAAATGTATATGGAACATTTGCCTATAACCGAAATAAAATAATTCGTTTGTCAGAGAGTATGCGGGCTTACAATGAAAAAATGATGAAACAAGCAGAAGATAATAATACCTCTGCACCTGTATTAATGTATCAAGACGGATTATCTATGAAAACAATATGGGCAGTTCCCTCAGCCGGTATTGATCCGCAAACCGGACAAGAAATATACATTAAAAAAGATGGTACCTACACTTATACTTATTCAGCCAATGATATGGTCGCTGCTGGTAACTCCGATCCTAAGTATCGTGGTACAGGCGGTTTCACAGCCGAGTATAAAGGTATCGGATTAAGCGCTACCATAAGTTATCTTGCTGGTTGTCAAATGTATAATTCAACCCTCGTCAGTCGGGTGGAAAATGCAAATATTACTTACAATGTAGATCGCCGATTGCTAATTGGTCGTTGGACTACTCCCGGACAAGTAACACCATACAAGAAATTCAATTCCGAAACAACCACACGTGCTACCACTCGCTTTGTACAGGATCGACGTGAATTATCACTCTCTTCCATCAGTGCATATTATGAGTTTCCAAGTTCCATTTATAGGAAATTAAGTATGCAACGCCTGCGTTTATCATTCTATTTAAATGATATTGCAACGTTCTCTTCTATAAAAATAGAACGAGGTTTAAATTATCCTTTCGCAAGAAATATGTCGTTCTCATTAACAGCCACTCTCTAA
- a CDS encoding RagB/SusD family nutrient uptake outer membrane protein, with amino-acid sequence MKKYILILLTSVVTLSSCSDWFDVTSGSEIREKDHYSTLAGFQQSLIGCYISMTDNILYGKELSWYAIEILGHQFNPVTSNSSNSKEMQEYEKFNYDHTQIFSDIENIWAKAYSVIANANEALINMEGQESSLNEVYYHVIKGELLAIRAYMHFDLLRLYGYGDWKNRSTELNSKKTIPYVTTLSSIPTPQRTGKETLQMIINDLEAAEKLLKEYDPITKKHPASYYTSIDADGFFKDRTLRLNYYAVKALEARVYLWEGSKESIDKALNATEEIITAIGDNGIVMDDMYTYSYLLPEISQFNRSLASEALFSLNVSDITSKITSYIIPNFVNTDYTAMYISPTDVESIYEGINSDVRFTRMLDQTQSDSRGYVPMKIHQASLDEFNKNRLSLIRLPEIFYIAAECYATSATPNLDMALQRLNKIRENRGINTSLENLNADQIIKEIQKEYHKEFISEGVMFYYYKRTGCKSIPNYNEEMTDTQYLLPYPTFEIQSGRVQ; translated from the coding sequence ATGAAAAAATACATATTAATCCTATTAACGTCCGTAGTAACATTATCCTCTTGCAGCGACTGGTTCGATGTTACTTCAGGATCTGAAATTCGAGAAAAAGATCATTATAGCACTCTTGCCGGATTCCAACAATCCTTAATAGGTTGTTATATTAGCATGACAGATAATATCCTTTATGGTAAAGAACTATCTTGGTATGCAATTGAAATATTAGGTCATCAATTTAATCCTGTGACTTCCAATTCAAGTAATAGTAAAGAAATGCAAGAATATGAAAAATTCAATTACGACCACACACAAATATTCTCGGACATCGAAAATATCTGGGCTAAAGCATATTCTGTAATAGCCAATGCCAATGAAGCATTAATTAATATGGAAGGACAGGAGTCTAGTCTGAATGAAGTCTATTATCATGTTATCAAAGGAGAACTCCTTGCTATTCGTGCATATATGCATTTTGATCTGTTGCGCCTATATGGATATGGTGATTGGAAAAACCGTTCCACAGAACTAAATTCTAAGAAAACGATTCCATATGTAACAACTTTATCATCGATCCCAACTCCTCAACGCACAGGAAAGGAGACACTTCAAATGATTATCAACGATTTGGAAGCCGCAGAAAAATTATTAAAGGAATACGACCCTATCACAAAAAAACATCCGGCTTCTTATTACACAAGCATAGATGCAGATGGTTTCTTCAAAGATAGAACTTTACGACTCAATTATTATGCAGTCAAAGCACTGGAAGCACGTGTATATTTATGGGAAGGCAGTAAAGAAAGCATAGACAAAGCTTTAAATGCTACTGAAGAGATAATCACAGCTATCGGTGATAATGGAATTGTTATGGACGATATGTACACTTACTCCTACCTGTTACCAGAAATTTCTCAATTTAACCGTTCTCTAGCATCCGAAGCTTTATTTAGTCTAAATGTTTCAGACATTACGTCCAAAATTACCTCATATATAATACCCAACTTCGTCAACACAGACTATACAGCTATGTATATATCTCCAACAGACGTTGAAAGTATATATGAAGGCATAAATTCAGATGTTCGTTTCACACGAATGTTAGATCAAACCCAAAGTGATTCCAGAGGATATGTCCCTATGAAAATTCATCAAGCAAGTTTAGACGAATTCAATAAGAACCGCTTGTCTCTAATACGCTTGCCTGAAATATTCTATATTGCTGCAGAATGCTATGCAACAAGTGCAACCCCAAATCTTGACATGGCATTACAAAGGCTAAATAAAATTCGCGAAAACAGAGGTATCAACACCTCTCTTGAAAATCTAAATGCAGATCAAATCATAAAAGAAATACAAAAAGAATATCACAAAGAATTCATTTCCGAAGGTGTCATGTTCTATTACTATAAGCGAACAGGGTGTAAATCCATTCCTAATTATAATGAAGAGATGACAGATACGCAATATTTATTGCCTTATCCTACCTTCGAAATACAATCCGGTCGTGTACAATAA
- a CDS encoding DUF4843 domain-containing protein, whose protein sequence is MKKVVIKSVLAISCFSLCLISCGKEEIPYFDSQYNAVRFNSTNEYDAETDIFKGNYSFLENPFDEYGEYELPLVLVGNVSAEDRTVNYVINVEETTAPENSYEITAAVIPANSLKGTIKIRLFNTEEIQNGASYKLYIQLKESSTLGLGPKEYITATLSWNSNIIAPPATERYLWMTYNSLIKSSLAPTSFSTTAYSSNALKTIVTALDWDDWDDMTAHPDQLQRPTYFTYKYLANYRLFVTDKSYEAYAAKLADYLKKYQKEHPDVPLVHNEGSLKGQIIEARTY, encoded by the coding sequence ATGAAAAAAGTAGTTATAAAATCAGTCTTGGCGATAAGCTGTTTCTCTTTATGCCTCATTAGTTGCGGCAAGGAAGAAATACCATATTTTGACAGTCAATATAATGCTGTCAGATTCAATTCTACGAATGAGTACGATGCAGAAACCGACATATTTAAAGGGAACTATTCTTTTCTGGAGAATCCCTTTGATGAATATGGTGAATATGAATTGCCTTTAGTTTTGGTCGGAAATGTATCGGCAGAAGACCGTACTGTGAATTATGTAATCAATGTGGAGGAAACCACCGCCCCCGAAAACAGTTATGAAATAACTGCAGCAGTGATTCCCGCAAATAGTTTAAAAGGAACAATAAAAATAAGACTGTTCAATACTGAAGAAATACAAAATGGAGCATCATATAAACTTTATATCCAACTAAAAGAATCATCAACTCTAGGATTAGGACCTAAAGAATATATCACAGCAACGTTAAGTTGGAACAGCAATATCATTGCCCCTCCGGCAACTGAACGATATTTATGGATGACATATAATTCACTAATAAAATCATCTCTAGCTCCAACCTCTTTTTCTACAACGGCTTATAGTTCCAATGCTTTAAAAACAATTGTAACAGCTTTAGACTGGGATGATTGGGACGATATGACTGCGCATCCTGACCAACTACAGAGACCAACATATTTTACATATAAATATCTCGCCAATTATAGATTATTCGTAACAGACAAATCATATGAAGCTTATGCTGCAAAATTAGCGGATTATCTAAAAAAATATCAGAAAGAACATCCCGATGTCCCCCTAGTTCATAACGAAGGTAGTTTGAAAGGACAAATTATAGAAGCCAGAACATATTAA